The DNA window TCCGCCTCGCTCGCCATCACAAGGCTACGGGTGAAAGCTCACGCCCAGCTGCAGGCGGGCCGTGGTGAACTTCACGTCGTCGTCGATATCGGCGGACTGGTCGCCCACCTGGATCTCGGTGAACTTGCCGAAGCTGCCCTGCAGGCCCGCGTCCAGCGCAAGGCGGGGCGAGAAGAAGTACTGCAGGCCACCGCCGACGGTGAAGCCCGCGCCGCTGATGGTGACGTTCTCGTCCTCATTCTCGCTGGTGGTGCCTTCGGCGACGCCCGAGAACGCCGCGTTCACGTACGGGCGGAGCGCCGACTCGGTGCTGCCGAAGTTCAGCCGGCCGCCGATGTCGAAGTGCGCCAGCGCGAGGTCTTCAGCGTCCTCGCCCTCCTCGTCGGATCTGACGCTCGCCGCATCGAGGTTGATCACGAGGGCGAAGGTTTCCCCGAATCCGTAGCCGATCCCCAGCCCCAGCCCGCCACCGCTCTCACGGTCGGATTCCATATCCTCCAGGGTGGTCTCGATGGTGTTTCCGGCAACGTGCAGGTTCAGCAGGAACCCGGAGTTCTTCGAGACCTGCGCGTCCAGGCTGCCCGCGGAGAGCATGGTACCCGCGAACAGGGCGGAGGCGATCAGTGTGCGCTTCATGATGTGGTTTTCTGTTCCTGTGAGAAAGCGAATGGGGGTGGATGGTCCCGCGCCCCGGATTGGCACCCCCGATGCCGCTCCGGAGATTGTTTTAGAGAAACGACTTACGTGAAAACATGCCTCGCGGGTGTGCCCGATTGCGGACACACGCGGATGCAGATGTGGGACAATCGTGTCGAGTGGAGTCGTTGCTGGGAGGGTCTACGAGCGTTTCGGGCGGGTGCTTACGCCGGCTGTCTCCAAAAGTCAAGCAGATGCTCAAGTATAGCGCGTAATTCCCCCGCTGCGCCAGTGGTATCCTCCAACGCAAAGCCATGCGCGAGTCGATTGCGCTGGTGATGCAGCCGGATCAGCGTTTCGAACGTGTCCGCGGGAAGTTCGCCTTGCGTGTACAACAGTTTGATGAGCGCTGACGTAGGAAGCCGCTGTATAGGTA is part of the Longimicrobium sp. genome and encodes:
- a CDS encoding outer membrane protein — its product is MKRTLIASALFAGTMLSAGSLDAQVSKNSGFLLNLHVAGNTIETTLEDMESDRESGGGLGLGIGYGFGETFALVINLDAASVRSDEEGEDAEDLALAHFDIGGRLNFGSTESALRPYVNAAFSGVAEGTTSENEDENVTISGAGFTVGGGLQYFFSPRLALDAGLQGSFGKFTEIQVGDQSADIDDDVKFTTARLQLGVSFHP